One Xiphophorus maculatus strain JP 163 A chromosome 9, X_maculatus-5.0-male, whole genome shotgun sequence DNA segment encodes these proteins:
- the naprt gene encoding nicotinate phosphoribosyltransferase, whose protein sequence is MAAPSTDTCGLMERSVRERVPPLLTDLYQFTMAYAYWRAGRHQEPAVFEMFFRDNPFGGGFSLFAGLNDCLLFLRSFRLTGQDVQFLRSVLPPNTDPAFFDFLRGLDCSAVTIRSLPEGSVVFARVPLMEVEGPLAVVQLLETSLLCLVNYASLVCSNAARFRLAAGHRRRLLEMGLRRAQGPDGGLTASRYTHIGGFDLTSNVQAGFLFGIPVAGTIAHSYVTSFNSLEEVWPQTLVTVNGDPNPVDIISLTKGWLRRVYELLGAEPEKIREGELAAFLSYAIAYPQNFLPVIDSYSVGCSGLLNFCAVALALCELGYKPVGVRLDSGDLCRQSIEVRRVFRLCSEQFSVSTFNSLIIVGTNNISEESMAELNKKENEIDVIGVGTHLVTCTKQPSLGCVYKLVEVRGRPRMKISEDPKKSTVAGRKAVYRLLDADGHSFLDLLCLMVEPPPEAGCTLTCYPLGDNNSSVSVTPAQVTCLRKEVFLKGQVTEPLCSAAETRAKVQSSLQILHPRHKRLYEPDSYTVALSEKLRNLVTELQKGSNSNSNFLLAN, encoded by the exons ATGGCAGCTCCGTCCACAGACACATGCGGGCTCATGGAGCGCTCGGTCCGGGAGCGGGTCCCGCCTCTGCTCACCGACCTGTACCAGTTCACTATGGCCTACGCGTACTGGCGGGCCGGCCGGCACCAGGAGCCCGCAGTGTTCGAGATGTTCTTCAGGGACAACCCGTTCGGCGGCGGCTTCTCGCTGTTCGCTGGGCTGAATGACTGCCTGCTGTTCCTGCGGAGCTTTCGCCTTACAGGTCAAG ATGTGCAGTTCCTGCGCTCCGTCCTGCCTCCCAACACTGACCCTGCCTTTTTCGACTTTTTGCGAGGCCTCGACTGTTCGGCTGTGACGATACGCTCCCTCCCGGAGGGTTCTGTGGTGTTTGCCAGG GTGCCTCTAATGGAGGTGGAGGGTCCACTGGCTGTGGTTCAGCTGCTGGAGACCAGTTTACTGTGTCTGGTCAATTACGCGAG TCTGGTTTGCAGTAACGCAGCTCGTTTCCGCCTGGCGGCCGGACACCGGAGGAGGCTCCTGGAGATGGGCCTCCGACGGGCACAGGGACCAGACGGAGGCCTGACCGCCTCACGATACACACACATTGGAG GATTTGATCTCACCAGTAACGTTCAGGCTGGTTTCCTGTTTGGAATTCCTGTTGCGGGGACAATAGCACACTCTTATGTCACTTCCTTCAACTCCTTGGAGGAGGTCTGGCCACAG ACACTTGTGACAGTGAACGGAGACCCCAATCCAGTCGACATCATTTCTCTGACTAAAGGCTGGTTGAGGAGAGTCTATGAGCTGCTGGGAGCAGAGCCTGAGAAAATCCGTGAGGGCGAGCTGGCAGCTTTCCTCTCCTATGCCATTGCTTACCCTCAGAACTTCCTGCCTGTGATTGACAGCTACAGCGTGGGATG TAGTGGACTGTTGAACTTCTGCGCCGTGGCCTTGGCGTTGTGTGAACTGGgttacaagcctgtgggggtcCGCCTGGACAGCGGAGACCTCTGCAGGCAGTCCATTGAAGTCCGTCGGGTGTTTCGACTCTGCAGCGAGCA GTTCTCCGTGTCAACATTTAACTCTCTGATCATCGTAGGGACCAACAACATCTCAGAGGAAAGCATGGCAGAACTCAACAAGAAG GAGAATGAGATCGATGTGATTGGGGTCGGAACGCATCTGGTCACCTGCACCAAGCAGCCGTCTCTGGGCTGTGTCTATAAG CTGGTGGAGGTGAGAGGAAGACCAAGGATGAAGATCAGCGAGGACCCAAAGAAAAGCACTGTTGCAGGGAGGAAAGCTGTCTATCGACTGTTAGATGCTGACG GTCATTCCTTCCTAGACTTGTTGTGTCTGATGGTCGAACCTCCTCCTGAGGCAGGGTGTACATTGACCTGTTATCCTCTAGGGGACAATAACTCATCTGTTTCAGTCACGCCAGCTCAGGTGACCTGTCTGCGAAAGGAAGTCTTCCTAAAAGGGCAG GTCACAGAGCCTCTGTGCAGTGCTGCAGAAACTAGAGCAAAGGTCCAGAGCTCCCTGCAGATCCTGCACCCTCGACATAAGAGGCTGTACGAGCCTGACTCTTACACA GTGGCGCTCTCAGAGAAACTCCGCAACTTGGTTACAGAGCTCCAAAAAGGCAGCAATAGCAACAGCAACTTTCTGTTAGCCAattaa
- the LOC102229810 gene encoding 1-phosphatidylinositol 4,5-bisphosphate phosphodiesterase gamma-1-like, protein MCAARFSGCLNGCAEEAACGAVSPAMASRMLDWTEVGPRILESLEMGTVMTIFHQKKSQRPERKTFQIKEDTRQIVWGRSPDKMEGEVDIREIRELRLGKGSRDFERYPEEARKLDSAHCFIVLYGLEFRLRTLSLAAYSEEEVNMWIAGLNWLMVDTQRAPAPQQIERWLRKQFEVMDRNHEGCITLKDVKALLPQINYRVPNMRFLKDKLQEVEAKNELLYSNFAQLYRTLMFDAQRSIIEQLDLSFPLRNVDRPELCQISLYDFQKFLQMDQRESWASDLSRVREFLMTYMREGPQPEPMLQLDEFLTFLFSKENSVADPRLSPVIPDDMKRPLSQYWISSSHNTYLTGDQFSSESSLEAYARCLRMGCRCIELDCWDGPDDLPIIYHGHTLTSKIKFLDVLHTIKEHAFVTSEYPVILSIEDHCSVVQQRNMATHFKKVFGELLLTKPVDNNADELPSPYQLRRKILIKHKKLVEGTLYEEVTSASYSENDISNSLRNGILYLEDPIDHTWTPHYFVLTSNKIYYSEETSRYQTADEEEEDMLKEECNNNEQHCAERWFHGKLGGGRDGRQVAEKLLQEYCEAGGKDGTFLVRESETFVGDYTLSFWRSGRVQHCRIHSRQESGSTRFYLTDNLVFDSLYHLICHYREVPLRCNEFEMRLESPVPQPNAHESREWYHSNLSRVQAEHMLMRVPRDGAFLVRKRSEHNSYAISFRAEGKIKHCRIQQDGRLFMLGGSAEFESLVDLVCYYEKHPLYRKMKLRYPINEDTLDRMGTVELDYGALYEARTPHFYVEANKMPTARCTVKALYDYRAQREDELCFPKQALILNVDKQEGGWWRGDYGGKKQLWFPANYVEEVSSSPTREMDEASTENSPLGNLLKGFIDVPTCHVAVHKDGKNSRPFVFTIHSQHLSSHPVQSLDVAADSLEDLTCWVSKIREAAQNADARMQEEKQMERRKKIAVELSDLVVYCRPVPFNEDKIGTERACYRDMSSFPETKAEKFATRTRGKRFLQYNRRQLSRVYPRGQRLDSSNYDPLPMWLCGSQLVALNFQTPDKPMQLNQALFLLGGNSGFVPQPDIMRDDTFDPFDKDTLHVEPITLQLQVLGARHLPKNGRSIICPFVEVEICGADYDGFKCKTDVVADNGLNPVWVQRQFVFDIHNPTFSFLRFTVFEEDMFSDPNFLAQATYPVRLLRTGYRSVPLKNSYSEELELASLLVHIEIYNAKEEDDENMYTSIERLRDRTSELSTRVSLLERSGSADLSYQQSVEELRATQDQLSELVEARNHRLMEKKRREKLRQQFAAKRS, encoded by the exons ATGTGCGCAGCCAGGTTCAGCGGCTGCCTCAATGGCTGCGCAGAGGAGGCCGCCTGCGGTGCCGTCTCTCCGGCCATGGCCTCCAGGATGCTGGACTGGACCGAGGTCGGGCCCCGCATCCTCGAAAGCCTGGAGATGGGCACAGTGATGACCATCTTCCACCAGAAAAAGTCCCAGAGGCCCGAGAGGAAGACATTCCAGATCAAGGAGGACACCAGGCAGATAGTGTGGGGCAGGAGTCCGGATAAAATGGAAGGAGAAG TTGACATACGGGAGATCCGGGAGCTGCGGTTGGGGAAAGGCTCGCGTGACTTTGAGCGGTACCCAGAGGAGGCTCGTAAACTGGACTCGGCCCACTGCTTCATCGTGTTGTATGGCCTCGAGTTTCGCCTGCGGACGCTCAGCTTGGCAG CCTACAGTGAAGAGGAAGTCAACATGTGGATTGCGGGTCTGAACTGGCTGATGGTCGATACCCAGAGAGCACCGGCACCACAGCAAATAGAAAG GTGGTTGAGGAAACAGTTTGAAGTCATGGACAGGAACCACGAAGGCTG CATCACATTGAAAGATGTCAAAGCTCTTCTGCCTCAGATCAACTACAGAGTCCCAAACATGCGCTTTCTCAAAGACAAACTGCAG GAGGTGGAGGCAAAGAATGAACTGTTGTACTCCAACTTTGCACAGCTCTACAGGACGCTTATGTTTGATGCTCAGAGGAGT ATTATTGAGCAGCTGGATCTCTCCTTTCCCCTGCG AAATGTGGATCGACCAGAACTTTGTCAGATCTCCCTCTACGACTTCCAGAAGTTTCTGCAGATGGACCAGAGG gaGTCCTGGGCATCAGATTTGAGTCGAGTCAGGGAATTTCTCATGACCTACATGAGAGAAGGACCTCAACCTGAACCAATGCTGCAGCTGGATGAG ttCCTTACTTTCCTGTTCTCAAAAGAAAACTCTGTGGCAGACCCTCGACTTTCACCAGTTATCCCTGATGACATGAAAAGGCCGTTGTCACAGTACTGGATCTCCTCTTCACACAACAC GTACCTGACAGGTGATCAGTTTTCGAGCGAGTCGTCTCTAGAAGCCTACGCTCGTTGTCTTAGGATGGGCTGCCGCTGCATTGAAC TGGACTGCTGGGATGGACCAGATGATCTGCCAATCATCTACCATGGCCACACTTTAACCTCCAAGATCAAATTCCTGGATGTGCTGCACACCATCAAAGAACACGCCTTTGTCACATCCGA GTATCCTGTGATCTTATCCATTGAGGACCACTGCAGCGTGGTCCAGCAGAGGAACATGGCAACGCACTTCAAGAAGGTGTTCGGAGAGCTGCTGCTCACAAAGCCAGTTGACAATAACGCGGACGAGCTTCCGTCACCCTACCAGCTCCGCAGGAAGATCCTCATCAAG CACAAAAAGCTGGTGGAAGGAACCTTGTATGAAGAGGTGACTTCAGCTAGCTACTCTGAAAACGACATCAGCAACTCACTGAGGAATGGCATCCTTTACCTCGAGGACCCCATCGACCAT ACCTGGACACCACATTATTTCGTCTTGACCAGCAATAAGATTTACTACTCAGAGGAGACATCTCGCTACCAAACAgctgatgaagaagaagaagatatgTTAAAGGAG GAGTGTAACAACAACGAGCAGCACTGTGCAGAGCGCTGGTTTCATGGGAAGTTGGGAGGAGGTCGCGACGGTCGGCAGGTGGCAGAGAAGCTGCTCCAGGAGTACTGTGAAGCCGGGGGTAAAGACGGCACCTTCCTGGTGCGAGAGAGCGAGACGTTTGTTGGAGACTACACCCTGTCCTTCTG GCGTTCTGGTCGGGTTCAGCACTGCAGGATCCACTCACGTCAGGAGTCTGGGTCCACCCGATTCTACCTGACAGACAACCTTGTGTTTGACAGCCTCTACCATCTCATCTGCCACTACAGAGAGGTGCCGCTGCGCTGCAATGAGTTTGAAATGAGGCTGGAAAGTCCCGTGCCGCAACCCAATGCACATGAGAGCAGAGA ATGGTACCACTCCAACCTGTCCCGTGTTCAAGCTGAACACATGTTGATGCGCGTTCCCCGAGACGGAGCTTTCTTGGTGCGAAAACGCAGTGAGCACAACTCCTATGCCATCTCCTTTAG AGCGGAGGGTAAGATCAAACACTGTCGCATCCAGCAGGATGGTCGTCTCTTCATGTTGGGGGGTTCGGCAGAGTTTGAGAGTTTGGTGGATCTAGTCTGTTATTATGAGAAACATCCTCTGTACCGTAAGATGAAGCTCCGCTACCCAATAAATGAAGACACTTTGGACCGAATGGGCACCGTG GAGCTTGACTATGGAGCGCTGTATGAGGCCAGAACTCCTCATTTTTATGTAGAGGCCAACAAGATGCCCACAGCGCGG TGTACGGTCAAAGCTCTGTATGACTACCGAGCGCAGAGAGAAGATGAGCTTTGTTTCCCCAAACAAGCGCTTATCCTGAATGTGGACAAGCAGGAGGGTGGCTG GTGGAGAGGCGACTACGGAGGAAAGAAGCAGCTGTGGTTTCCTGCAAACTACGTGGAGGAGGTGTCCAGCTCTCCTACCAGAGAAATGGATGAAGCA TCTACAGAGAACAGTCCTCTGGGTAATCTCCTGAAAGGCTTCATTGATGTACCCACCTGCCATGTTG CCGTGCATAAAGACGGGAAGAACTCCCGGCCCTTTGTGTTTACCATCCACTCGCAGCACCTCAGCTCTCACCCGGTCCAGAGTCTGGACGTGGCAGCGGATAGTCTGGAGGATCTCACCTGCTGGGTCAGCAAAATAAGAGAAGCTGCACAGAATGCTGATGCACGG ATGCAGGAGGAGAAACAaatggagaggaggaagaagattGCTGTTGAACTGTCTGATCTTGTGGTTTACTGCCGGCCAGTACCGTTCAACGAAGACA AAATCGGGACTGAGCGTGCTTGTTACAGGGACATGTCTTCCTTCCCGGAGACAAAAGCGGAGAAGTTTGCGACTCGCACCAGAGGAAAGCGCTTCCTGCAGTACAACCGCCGGCAGCTGTCCAGAGTTTATCCCAGAGGCCAGAGACTGGACTCCTCTAACTATGACCCGCTGCCCATGTGGCTCTGCGGCTCCCAGCTGGTTGCTCTCAATTTCCAAACTCCAG ATAAACCCATGCAGCTGAACCAGGCCTTGTTCCTGCTTGGAGGCAACAGTGGCTTCGTCCCCCAACCTGACATTATGAGAGATGATACCTTTGATCCTTTTGACAAGGACACACTGCATGTTGAGCCAATCACCCTCCAGCTACAG GTTCTGGGAGCACGCCATCTGCCGAAAAATGGCCGCAGCATCATTTGTCCCTTCGTGGAGGTGGAAATCTGTGGAGCCGACTACGACGGCTTTAAGTGCAAGACTGACGTCGTAG CTGATAACGGTCTGAATCCTGTGTGGGTGCAGAGGCAGTTTGTGTTCGACATCCACAACCCCACCTTCTCCTTCCTGCGCTTCACCGTTTTCGAAGAGGACATGTTCAGTGATCCCAACTTCTTGGCACAAGCCACATATCCAGTCCGTCTGCTGCGGACAG GCTACAGGAGCGTTCCTCTGAAGAACAGCTACAGTGAGGAGCTGGAGCTGGCCTCACTTCTGGTTCACATTGAGATCTACAATGCAAAG GAAGAAGACGACGAGAACATGTACACATCCATCGAGCGGCTGAGGGATCGGACGAGTGAGTTGTCCACCAGGGTTTCTCTCCTGGAGAGGTCGGGATCCGCAGATCTGAGCTACCAGCAGAGTGTGGAGGAGCTCAGGGCCACTCAGGACCAACTGAGTGAGCTGGTGGAAGCTCGTAACCACCG ATTGatggagaagaagaggagggagaaACTGAGGCAGCAGTTTGCAGCCAAACGCAGTTAA